From Mauremys mutica isolate MM-2020 ecotype Southern chromosome 23, ASM2049712v1, whole genome shotgun sequence, a single genomic window includes:
- the IQCC gene encoding IQ domain-containing protein C isoform X2, protein MAPEQQRLVKGVARLQACVRGYLVRKRFQSLQEDYENTVKEIEGDLGPLQWKGRFIPTPVFPQKQMKVKRLIDQESGSKDHNNTAKGQQKHCPLETLEPEKDCDSRSYMKPTAQLQDEVMVSRGESKRVKQNLECDADKSTGQDCSLSGENTEWKNNSNASSVWSNTVPEIGSTVASQELPFKSIKQELPQTLPDLQCYRNHLAMELLWLQQAIVSRKNYLILKQRLGTPER, encoded by the exons ATGGCGCCGGAGCAGCAACGGCTGGTGAAGGGGGTGGCGAGGCTGCAG GCCTGTGTCAGGGGTTATCTTGTGAGGAAGAGGTTCCAAAGCTTACAGGAGGACTATGAGAACACGGTAAAGGAGATTGAAGGGGATTTGGGTCCGTTGCAGTGGAAAGGACGCTTCATACCAACGCCTGTCTTTCCTCAAAAG CAGATGAAAGTAAAGCGATTAATTGATCAAGAGTCTGGATCCAAAGACCATAACAACACAGCTAAAGGGCAGCAAAAGCATTGTCCTCTTGAGACACTAGAACCAGAAAAGGATTGTGACTCTAGGAGTTACATGAAACCTACAGCTCAGCTTCAAGATGAGGTGATGGTCTCAAGGGGTGAAAGCAAGAGAGTGAAGCAAAATTTAGAGTGTGATGCAGATAAATCCACTGGACAGGACTGCAGCTTATCAGGAGAGAATACGGAATGGAAGAACAATAGCAATGCATCATCTGTATGGAGCAACACTGTTCCGGAGATAGGGTCTACTGTAGCCAGCCAAG AGCTTCCATTCAAGAGCATAAAACAGGAGCTGCCTCAAACTCTTCCCGACCTCCAGTGCTATCGAAATCACTTGGCCATGGAGCTGCTGTGGCTGCAACAAGCTATTGTGAGCCGTAAGAAT TATTTGATCCTGAAGCAAAGGCTGGGGACTCCTGAGCGATAG
- the CCDC28B gene encoding coiled-coil domain-containing protein 28B has product MEDKKKKRSPKPGLAQPVSSSALRKLPVPTSKSTTFSLGLPHLPSPKQRAKFKRVNKEKSRLPQPGGSGGAALGAPLQHSFLTDVSDVYEMEGGLLNLLNDFHSGKLQAFGKECSFEQLEHVREMQEKLARLHFSLDVYVEELSEDQKKTVADSNLDQLLTNLEELSNSIQKLHLAENPDLEDAATA; this is encoded by the exons ATGGAAgacaagaagaagaagaggagtcCAAAGCCTGGCTTAGCTCAGCCTGTGTCGTCCAGCGCTCTGCGCAAACTGCCCGTCCCCACCAGCAAAAGCACCACCTTCTCTCTGGGGCTGCCTCACCTGCCCTCGCCAAAGCAACGGGCCAAATTCAAAAG GGTGAACAAGGAGAAATCTCGTCTGCCTCagcctgggggcagtgggggcgcAGCACTGGGGGCCCctctgcagcactccttcctgaCCGACGTCTCGGACGTTTATGAGATGGAGGGTGGGCTGCTGAACCTGCTCAATGACTTTCACTCGGGCAAACTGCAGGCCTTTG GGAAGGAGTGCTCCTTCGAGCAGCTGGAGCACGTCCGGGAGATGCAGGAGAAGCTGGCACGCCTGCACTTCAGCCTGGATGTCTACGTGGAGGAGCTCTCTGAGGACCAGAAGAAGACGGTGGCAGATAGTAACTTAGATCAGCTGCTGACTAAT TTGGAAGAGCTCAGCAACTCCAT CCAAAAGCTGCACCTAGCGGAGAATCCAGACCTGGAGGACGCTGCCACTGCCTAG
- the IQCC gene encoding IQ domain-containing protein C isoform X1, giving the protein MAPEQQRLVKGVARLQACVRGYLVRKRFQSLQEDYENTVKEIEGDLGPLQWKGRFIPTPVFPQKKQMKVKRLIDQESGSKDHNNTAKGQQKHCPLETLEPEKDCDSRSYMKPTAQLQDEVMVSRGESKRVKQNLECDADKSTGQDCSLSGENTEWKNNSNASSVWSNTVPEIGSTVASQELPFKSIKQELPQTLPDLQCYRNHLAMELLWLQQAIVSRKNYLILKQRLGTPER; this is encoded by the exons ATGGCGCCGGAGCAGCAACGGCTGGTGAAGGGGGTGGCGAGGCTGCAG GCCTGTGTCAGGGGTTATCTTGTGAGGAAGAGGTTCCAAAGCTTACAGGAGGACTATGAGAACACGGTAAAGGAGATTGAAGGGGATTTGGGTCCGTTGCAGTGGAAAGGACGCTTCATACCAACGCCTGTCTTTCCTCAAAAG AAGCAGATGAAAGTAAAGCGATTAATTGATCAAGAGTCTGGATCCAAAGACCATAACAACACAGCTAAAGGGCAGCAAAAGCATTGTCCTCTTGAGACACTAGAACCAGAAAAGGATTGTGACTCTAGGAGTTACATGAAACCTACAGCTCAGCTTCAAGATGAGGTGATGGTCTCAAGGGGTGAAAGCAAGAGAGTGAAGCAAAATTTAGAGTGTGATGCAGATAAATCCACTGGACAGGACTGCAGCTTATCAGGAGAGAATACGGAATGGAAGAACAATAGCAATGCATCATCTGTATGGAGCAACACTGTTCCGGAGATAGGGTCTACTGTAGCCAGCCAAG AGCTTCCATTCAAGAGCATAAAACAGGAGCTGCCTCAAACTCTTCCCGACCTCCAGTGCTATCGAAATCACTTGGCCATGGAGCTGCTGTGGCTGCAACAAGCTATTGTGAGCCGTAAGAAT TATTTGATCCTGAAGCAAAGGCTGGGGACTCCTGAGCGATAG
- the TXLNA gene encoding alpha-taxilin, translating to MKNQGGENKAALLPASPPKMNSNLVLEEGDLAEAAAPPESGDSTSQSGTCNSEPSAAGNAESLTSEEQDKNEASCVEEETKSSQPAMCDVSEELSRQLEDILNTYCVDASQEGPGDDGGQSEPTEPDEADKCRSESPRNGEQEPGCPEMNGEKEGSKGTEAFRANDECGERDQKRAQEKKKAKGLGKEITLLMQTLNTLSTPEEKLAALCKKYAELLEEHRNSQKQMKILQKKQTQLVQEKDHLRSEHSKAILARSKLESLCRELQRHNRTLKEEGVQRAREEEEKRKEVTSHFQLTLNDIQLQMEQHNERNSKLRQENMELAERLKKLIEQYELREEHIDKVFKHKDLQQQLVDAKLQQAQEMLKEAEERHQREKDFLLKEAVESQRMCELMKQQETHLKQQLALYTEKFEEFQNTLSKSSEVFTTFKQEMEKMTKKIKKLEKETTVYRSRWESSNKALLEMAEEKTLRDKELEGLQVKIQRLEKLCRALQTERNDLNKKVQDLCAHTPQAEADTLEPLKDPSRDSSGEPALGGAVAQQCPREDCLRSAKPMHCTEPAENPGELSIGALG from the exons ATGAAGAACCAAGGtggggagaacaaagctgctctgCTGCCTGCTAGTCCTCCCAAAATGAACAGCAATCTGGTGCTAGAGGAAGGAGACTTAGCCgaggctgcagcaccccctgaatCTGGGGACTCCACAAGCCAGTCTGGGACATGCAACTCTGAGCCTTCTGCTGCCGGCAATGCTGAGAGCCTGACCAGTGAGGAGCAGGATAAGAATGAGG CTTCTTGTGTGGAGGAGGAGACAAAATCCTCCCAGCCTGCCATGTGTGATGTCTCTGAAGAGCTGAGCAGGCAGCTGGAGGACATCTTGAACACCTACTGTGTGGATGCCAGCCAGGAAGGTCCAGGAGATGATGGTGGGCAGAGCGAGCCCACGGAGCCAGACGAAGCAGACAAGTGCCGGAGCGAATCCCCCAGGAATGGCGAGCAGGAGCCAGGCTGCCCTGAGATGAATGGAGAGAAGGAGGGCTCTAAGGGGACTGAAGCGTTCCGAGCCAATGACGAGTGTGGGGAGCGTGATCAGAAACGGGCCCAGGAGAAGAAGAAAGCCAAGGGTCTCG GCAAGGAGATCACTTTGCTGATGCAGACACTGAACACGCTGAGCACCCCAGAGGAGAAGCTGGCAGCACTGTGCAAGAAATACGCTGAGCTG CTGGAAGAGCACAGGAATTCCCAGAAGCAGATGAAGATCCTTCAGAAGAAGCAGACGCAGCTGGTGCAGGAGAAGGACCATCTGAGGAGTGAACATAGCAAGGCCATCCTGGCCCGCAGCAAGCTGGAGAGCTTGTGCCGCGAGCTCCAGAGACACAACCGCACCCTCAAG GAGGAAGGCGTCCAGCGCGcacgggaggaggaggagaagcggAAGGAAGTGACGTCCCATTTCCAGCTGACGCTGAATGACATCCAGCTGCAGATGGAGCAGCACAACGAGCGGAACTCCAAGCTGCGCCAGGAGAACATGGAGCTGGCAGAGAGGCTGAAAAAGCTCATTGAGCAGTACGAGCtgcgggaggag CATATCGATAAGGTGTTCAAACACAAGGacttgcagcagcagctggtggatGCCAAGCTCCAGCAGGCCCAGGAGATGCTGAAGGAGGCAGAGGAGAGACACCAGCGGGAGAAGGACTTT CTGCTGAAAGAGGCCGTGGAGTCTCAGAGAATGTGTGAGCTGATGAAGCAGCAGGAGACCCATCTCAAGCAGCAG CTGGCCCTCTACACAGAGAAGTTTGAGGAGTTTCAGAACACGCTTTCCAAAAGCAGTGAGGTGTTCACTACATTCAAACAGGAGATGGAAAAG ATGACAAAAAAGATCAAGAAGCTGGAGAAAGAGACCACTGTGTATCGGTCTCGCTGGGAGAGCAGCAACAAGGCTCTGCTGGAGATGGCCGAGGAG AAAACCCTTCGGGACAAGGAGCTGGAAGGGCTTCAGGTGAAAATCCAGCGTCTGGAGAAGCTGTGCCGAGCCCTTCAGACCGAGCGCAATGACCTGAACAAGAAGGTGCAGGACCTGTGCGCCCATACGCCCCAGGCCGAAGCAGACACGCTGGAACCCCTAAAGGACCCGTCTCGAGACAGCTCTGGTGagccggcactagggggcgctgtagCACAGCAGTGCCCCAGGGAGGATTGTCTTCGCTCAGCAAAGCCGATGCACTGCACGGAACCTGCGGAGAACCCTGGAGAACTGAGCATAGGAGCTTTGGGTTAG